A single window of Dendropsophus ebraccatus isolate aDenEbr1 chromosome 5, aDenEbr1.pat, whole genome shotgun sequence DNA harbors:
- the LOC138793837 gene encoding elongation factor 1-alpha, oocyte form, whose amino-acid sequence MGKEKIHINIVVIGHVDSGKSTTTGHLIYKCGGIDKRTIEKFEKEAAEMGKGSFKYAWVLDKLKAERERGITIDISLWKFETGKYYITIIDAPGHRDFIKNMITGTSQADCAVLIVAAGVGEFEAGISKNGQTREHALLAFTLGVKQLIIGVNKMDSTEPPYNEKRFEEITKEVSAYIKKIGYNPKSVAYVPISGWHGDNMLEPSSKMPWFKGWKIERKEGNASGTTLLEALDSIIPPARPTSKPLRLPLQDVYKIGGIGTVPVGRVETGILKPGMVVTFAPGNLSTEVKSVEMHHEALQEAVPGDNVGFNVKNISVKDVRRGNVAGDSKNDPPMEAGSFTAQVIILNHPGQISAGYAPVLDCHTAHIACKFAELKEKIDRRSGKIMESNPKHLKSGDAAIVDMIPGKPMCVETFNEYAPLGRFAVRDMRQTVAVGVIKAVEKKAGGSAKVTKSALKAGKK is encoded by the exons ATGGGAAAAGAGAAGATCCACATTAACATCGTGGTCATCGGCCATGTCGACTCCGGGAAGTCCACCACCACCGGCCACCTGATCTATAAGTGCGGCGGCATCGATAAGAGAACCATCGAGAAGTTCGAGAAAGAAGCGGCGGAG ATGGGCAAAGGCTCCTTTAAATACGCCTGGGTTCTGGACAAGCTGAAGGCTGAGAGGGAGCGGGGCATCACCATTGATATTTCCCTGTGGAAGTTTGAGACCGGCAAGTACTACATCACCATCATTGATGCTCCCGGGCATCGTGACTTCATCAAGAACATGATCACCGGGACCTCCCAG GCGGACTGTGCTGTACTTATTGTGGCTGCTGGTGTCGGCGAGTTTGAAGCTGGAATTTCAAAGAACGGCCAAACCCGTGAGCATGCCCTCCTTGCCTTCACGTTGGGAGTGAAACAGCTCATCATTGGGGTGAACAAGATGGATTCCACCGAGCCTCCTTACAATGAGAAGAGGTTTGAAGAAATAACTAAGGAAGTTAGCGCCTACATTAAGAAGATTGGCTACAACCCCAAATCGGTGGCTTATGTGCCAATTTCTGGCTGGCATGGGGACAACATGCTGGAACCTAGCAGCAAG ATGCCCTGGTTCAAAGGCTGGAAGATTGAAAGGAAAGAAGGAAATGCCAGTGGAACTACCCTTCTAGAAGCTCTGGATTCCATTATTCCTCCGGCCCGTCCAACAAGCAAACCTCTGCGTCTCCCTCTGCAGGATGTCTACAAGATTGGAG GAATTGGAACAGTACCCGTGGGAAGAGTTGAGACTGGAATCTTGAAGCCGGGAATGGTGGTGACATTTGCCCCTGGAAACTTATCAACAGAAGTAAAGTCTGTAGAAATGCATCATGAAGCTTTACAAGAGGCCGTACCTGGGGACAACGTGGGCTTTAACGTTAAGAATATATCTGTTAAAGACGTCAGGAGGGGCAATGTTGCAGGTGATAGCAAGAACGACCCACCAATGGAGGCCGGCAGCTTCACTGCTCAG GTTATCATCCTCAATCACCCAGGCCAGATAAGTGCTGGCTATGCCCCAGTGCTGGACTGTCACACTGCCCATATAGCTTGTAAGTTTGCAGAGCTGAAGGAGAAGATTGATCGTCGATCAGGCAAGATAATGGAGTCTAACCCCAAACACTTGAAGTCTGGGGATGCTGCTATTGTGGACATGATCCCTGGGAAACCAATGTGTGTGGAAACCTTCAACGAATATGCTCCTCTTG GTCGGTTTGCTGTCCGTGACATGAGGCAGACGGTGGCTGTTGGTGTCATTAAAGCCGTAGAGAAGAAGGCGGGAGGCAGTGCGAAGGTGACCAAATCTGCACTTAAAGCTGGCAAGAAATGA